A genomic window from Silene latifolia isolate original U9 population chromosome Y, ASM4854445v1, whole genome shotgun sequence includes:
- the LOC141629143 gene encoding uncharacterized protein LOC141629143, which translates to MAAPYLGIMVQESPIMDIKFELMKNNPSKLMLELSIPWIIDKVLNLVCRAYLSSLDYLPDHMNTRIPNLSPNLPHIAFMVWNVKGTNSKNKISAIKEVVKTYKPMVLALVETHMGGDHAIKLDIVSVIPVTEHTQFITIEVASNGEPPWLFSAVYASPDPKNKRDLWSELEAFVRSNNRPWLLARSFNETISLSERHGGDQNMARRCDCFNNWIENCDLIDLAFTGPNHTWARGNSMDKALCSSDWGIKFEEAMVRHLPAFSSDNCPLFISPNGIAPLSAVNRPFRFQACWLTHEDFKNFIDTNWPSKGIFPTRLGELSHKLQTWNEEVFGNIFCKKEELMARIKGCQRELSISRVSYLIKLEARLRKELVLAREELLWYQKSRVEFIKDGDHNTSFFHVNTLIRRWRNRITTLKNADGVLTDDQLEIKGIVLEYFKSLYTDKGLASEEDELPWGLFQDFNNNDWN; encoded by the exons ATGGCGGCCCCTTACTTGGGAATTATGGTGCAGGAGAGTCCGATAATGGATATCAAGTTCGAATTAATGAAGAACAATCCCTCGAAGCTAATGTTGGAGCTATCGATACCATGGATTATTGATAAAGTCCTCAATCTAGTATGTCGTGCTTATCTATCGTCTTTAGATTATCTACCTGATCATATGAATACAAGAATTCCAAATTTGTCACCCAACTTACCCCATATCGCTTTCATGGTATGGAATGTGAAAGGCACTAATAGTAAAAACAAAATTTCTGCCATTAAAGAAGTCGTAAAAACTTACAAACCGATGGTCCTAGCTCTTGTAGAAACCCATATGGGAGGAGATCATGCTATCAAATTGG ATATCGTCTCAGTTATACCAGTAACAGAGCATACGCAGTTCATCACTATCGAGGTAGCTAGTAATGGAGAGCCTCCATGGCTTTTTTCGGCTGTCTATGCGAGTCCTGACCCGAAAAACAAGAGAGATCTTTGGTCCGAATTGGAAGCTTTTGTGAGGAGTAATAATCGTCCTTGGTTGCTTGCAAGGAGTTTTAATGAAACAATATCTCTCAGTGAGAGACACGGGGGTGACCAGAACATGGCTAGACGCTGTGACTGTTTTAACAACTGGATTGAAAACTGTGATTTAATCGATTTAGCCTTTACTGGACCTAACCATACTTGGGCTCGAGGGAACTCAATGGACAAAGCATTATGCAGTTCTGATTGGGGCATTAAGTTTGAAGAAGCTATGGTCAGACACCTTCCTGCTTTCTCGTCTGATAATTGCCCGCTTTTTATTTCACCAAACGGTATTGCTCCGCTGAGTGCTGTTAATCGTCCTTTCCGCTTTCAAGCATGTTGGTTAACCCATGAAGATTTTAAGAACTTTATTGATACTAATTGGCCTTCTAAGGGTATTTTTCCGACCCGTCTTGGAGAACTTTCTCATAAATTACAGACTTGGAATGAAGAGGTGTTTGGTAACATTTTCTGTAAGAAAGAAGAATTAATGGCTAGAATCAAAGGTTGTCAACGAGAGCTTTCTATATCACGAGTGAGTTATCTTATCAAACTGGAAGCAAGGCTAAGAAAAGAATTAGTGTTGGCCCGAGAAGAACTGCTATGGTACCAAAAATCGCGTGTGGAATTTATAAAAGACGGCGACCATAATACCTCTTTCTTTCATGTTAACACGTTGATAAGAAGGTGGAGGAATCGTATTACTACTCTAAAAAATGCAGACGGGGTTTTGACAGATGATCAACTCGAAATAAAGGGAATTGTATTGGAATATTTTAAAAGCTTGTATACGGATAAAGGCTTGGCTAGTGAAGAGGACGAGCTTCCATGGGGCCTTTTTCAGGATTTTAACAATAATGACTGGAATTGA